A genome region from Zootoca vivipara chromosome 11, rZooViv1.1, whole genome shotgun sequence includes the following:
- the MOCS2 gene encoding molybdopterin synthase sulfur carrier subunit, with protein sequence MSCEVVVLYFARSAELAGVRTETISVPQQITSLQLWEEIVKRHSRLAAIQDQVVFAVRQEYVLLGDQLVVLNPGDEVAVIPPISGG encoded by the exons ATGAGCTGCGAG GTGGTAGTGCTGTACTTTGCAAGAAGTGCCGAATTAGCCGGTGTCCGCACTGAGACCATTTCCGTGCCCCAACAGATAACATCCCTGCAGCTGTGGGAAGAAATTGTCAAGAGGCATTCAAG GCTCGCTGCTATACAGGATCAAGTCGTCTTTGCTGTCCGCCAGGAATACGTGCTTCTTGGGGATCAGCTGGTGGTCCTCAACCCAGGGGACGAGGTTGCTGTTATCCCCCCTATTAGTGGAGGTTAG